The sequence below is a genomic window from Halanaerobiales bacterium.
CGATAATCATGACCAGGACGATCTTTAACATATCTTATCATCGATTCATCTTTATTCATTATTTTTAAAATAGCTTTTGTAATTTCTAAATTAGTTTTTTCATTATTAGCTCCAATATTATAAATTTCACCATTTTTACCTTTTCTCATTATTAAATCAATGGCCCTACAATTATCTTTTACATAAATCCAATCTCTGATATTTTTGCCATCTCCATAAAGAGGAAGTTTTTTATCCTGCATAATATTAGTTATAAATAAAGGTATTAGTTTTTCCGGATATTGATATGGACCATAGTTATTTGAAGAACGAGTAATATTTACAGGTAAATTATATGTATTATTATAAGATTTTACTAAAAAATCTGCACCAGCTTTACTTGCCGCATAGGGATTATTGGGATTAAGCATATTATTTTCATTAAATTTTCCTTTTTTAATACTACCATAAACTTCATCAGTAGAAATTTGAACAAAATTTTTAATATCACATTCTAAAGCCCTGTCTAATAAAACTTGTGTACCTTCTACATTTGTTTTTATAAATTTATTTGAATTATCAATACTTCTATCTACATGTGTTTCTGCAGCAAAATTTACTACATAATCAACACTTTTATCAAATACCTCTTCGATAAAATCTTTGCTTATAATATCACCCTGATAAAACTTATGATTTTTTGCAGAAGAAATATTTCTTAAATTATCAAGATTACCAGCATAAGTTAATTTATCTATATTAATAATTTGATCATCATAATTCTCAAGTAAATAATGAATAAAATTACTACCAATAAAACCTGCACCACCTGTAATAAGTATTTTCATAATTTGATACCATCCTATTATTATTTATTATTCTTTAAGCCCGATCCCGTTAAAGGTATTACTACTTTTTCTTTTTCATTAATTTTATTATTATAATTTAACTTTAAAAATCCAGCTGGAGCAACAGCTGAAGTCTTTTCAATATATAAACCTTTTTTCCACAATTTGTTTAGAGTCAATTTTATTTCACTTTCACTAACTGTAATAACATCACCATTAGTTTCTTTAATAACATTAACTATTTGTTTCAAACGTTTAGGCTTACCAATAGCTATTCCTTCAGCTATAGTTTTATCACATTTTTGGCTATCAAATAATTGATTAGTCTCAGAATAAAAATTTTCATATACTGGAGAACAGTTTTTGCTTTGGACTGCTATTAATTCCGGAAATTCTCCTAATTCTTTAAAACCATAATAGAGTCCTAGTAACATAGTACCATTTCCAACAGGTACAATAATTTTATCTGGAATACCTATATCTTTTTTTATTTCAAGAGCTAGAGAAGCTACACCAGCAAAAAATAAAGGGTTATATACATGTGAAGCATAATAAATATTTTTAGCATCTTTTAATATAGCCTGTGAGGTTTTATCTCTATCACCTTTTATCTTAATAATCTCTGCCCCATAAGCTTTAATTTGTTTGATTTTAGCTTTAGATGTTTTAGCTGGTAAATAAATACTGCAATCTATATTTGCTGCTGCTGAATAAGCAGCTATTGCTGCCCCGGCATTACCAGAAGAATCTTCAATTATTTTTTTAATTCCGAATTTTTTAATTTGATCTATTAAAAATACTGCTCCCCTATCTTTAAAAGAACCTGTTGGTTGTAAATAATCCATTTTTAGCCAAATGTTTTTACCATCTAATTCTTTTTTTAGTAGGGGTGTATCCCCTTCTCCTAAATCCAGGTTTATCTTTGTATCACTTATTTTCCCTTCTAAATTAAATAAACCACTACATTCACATTTATATCTTTTAGTAGATATATCAAATAATTTACCACAATTATTACATTTAAATTTCAAACACATAAAGCCATCCTTCCTATTTTCTATTTTTTAAATAAGTTTTATAATTAACATGCATAGTATTCCAGTTTTCTTCTTCATATGACCAAACAGATTCTACTTCTGAAATAGTATCTGCACCATAAGCTCCTATTATTCTTTGTATACCCCTTAGTTCATATTTCCCATCGTGATTATAATCAATTAATTCTAGATGACCAAAAGGATATGAATAGGGTCTTACTAAATCAATTTTTATCATTTTTCCATCTTTATTATATATATCCTGTTCAATATATTCATTTTGATTTGCACTGATATCAAGTTTTACTCTTTTATTTAAATTTTTAAACATTAAATTTGCCTTAAAACCATCATCAAAATAACCTACAACCTCTATACCTTTATTATTATCTTCATCAAATATAACTTTTAATTCATTTTGTTTTAAAGTAATTACACGGTGAAAATAAATACCACCACTACCTCCACTGGCTGCTTTTAGAAAAATATCTTTAGTATTATTTCCAGTAATATCTTTTAAAATCATCTTTGGTTCATAGCCAGTAAAATTTTGTAATTTTTCTTTAATTAATATATCATCATTTTCATTTTTTAAAATTATAATTATTTCATCCCAATAAATATCACTTTCCTGGGGGTTTTTACCTGCTAATATTATTTTATCTTTAGAAACAGTTTTTGAAATATTAGAAATTTGAACATCTATAACATTAAAATTTTTATCTAGATTAAACTCACTCAAATCAATATCTTCAATTTGTTTCTTTTTATTAACTATTTCACTTTCATTATTGTTGAAGTCAGAATTAACAAATAGATATCCTCCTATAATAACTAAAATTAATACTACTAGAAATATGCTTAAAGAAAATCTTTTCATTTTAATCACTCTCCGTTATTTTTTGTGATTTTTAAGACATTTCATTTTCCTTAATAATTTCAATAAATAACTCTACAAGATCGGGATCAAATTGAGTTCCAGCACATTCTTTGAATTCTTTAATAACATTTTCTTTCTTCATAGCTTTTTTATAAATTCTACCATTTGTCATTACGTCATAAGCATCAACTATAGTAATAATTCTTGATAAAAGAGGTATTTTCTTCTTTTCCAAACCAGCTGGATAACCTGTTCCATCCCATCTTTCATGATGATGTAATATATATTTTGCTACAGGAGCAAATTCTTCAGTAGCAGAAGCAATTCTATACCCCATTTTAGGATGTTCCTTGATAATTTTCCATTCTTCCTTATTTAAATCTGTTTTTTTGTTTAATATTTTTTCCGAAATTGTAACTTTTCCTATATCATGAAGAGTCGCTAAAAGTGATAAATTATTTAATTGTTCATCACTAAGACCCACTTTTTCACCAAGCCTTTGGGCCATTTTAGTCAACCTTAAAGCATGTTCTTCCGTTTCATCGCTTTTTGCCCCCAAAGTTGATAATAAATTTTTAACAAGTTTATTTTTGGCACTTTTACTTTCAGTTAATTTATTTTTATACATTTTTTTATCTGCTCTATTCAAAACATCATAGATATCCTCAGTTTCATTTTCTTTAACTGCTATTCCTACTCCTACTGATATTGGAATTTTATCTAAATCAGTTTTATTACATTTCTTTTTTATTCTTTCTTTAATTTTTCGAGCAAATTTTTCATTAGTTTCAGGTAAAAGTATAACAAATTCATCTCCTGCCCAGCGAGCAACAATATCTTCTTTTCTTATTGATGATCTTAAAATTTTTGCAGTCTTTTTTAGCATTTCGTCACCCTTTTGATGACCATAGCTATCATTAATTATTTTTAATCCATTTACATCAATCATAATTATACTAATAGGTAATTTCCTTTTTGAATCAAGTCTCTTCATTTCTTCTTCCATATATGAACGATTGTAAAGATCAGTTAATTCATCATGAAAACTTATATACTTTATTTTTTTCTGCTGTTTATTGTAATCTGTATAATCAATCTGCATTGAAAGTATACAATCTCTTCCATCTGGAAGTTGTACTTTAGTTTCTTTAAAAAAAATATAAACTTTGTCACCAGTCTTACTAATACTTTCTCCTATATATTCTATACTTTTACCTTTCATTATTTTTTTGATATTATTTTTAGCATTTTCTATATATTTTTTGGGTACTACTGTTTCAAAAATGCTTTTACCTTCAATTTCTTGTTTTTTATAACCTGTAAAATCACAATGGGCTTGATTAACTCTAATTACAATTCCGTTTTCATCAATTAACATCATACCTGCCGGTGAACTTTCAAAAATTTTCTTATAATGTTTTTCTCTTAATTCAAGTCTTTTTTGCAATTCTTCATGATAAATACCTAATAATCCCAATCCAAATAACATTCCTATACTTCCTAATAAATAATTACCTATTACATAAAATTTACTAAGATTATTTAAGGCAGGGTATAAAAACATTATAATTCCAAAAATCAATGATAAAAATGAAGTAATTTTACATATTTTTCTTTTTCCATTTTTAAAAAATATGTAGGCGTTAAAAATATAGATAAATGATGAAAAATAAAATAAAAACAAATATATATTATTATTCATAATTATAAAAAATGTTAATATAGTATAAAATATTCCATAAATATAATTCCATTTTTCATTAAAATTAAGATTAAAAAATTGGTAACTACCCTTTAACAAAAATAATGTACCTAAAATATTAATATAAATATAAATAACGTAAAGATTAAAAATTCTTATAAATAAAAAACTGATTAAATTGATAACCCAAAAAATAGTCCAGTATTTTAGATAATTAGTTTTTTCTCTAATATATACATATAAAAATACTAGCAAAAAAACACTACTACCTGTTATTGTTGCAAATAAAATACTTAAACCTCCATCACCTACTCCCATATTACTTCCCCCTACTGGTTTATGGTAAATTATTCAAATATATCTTATATAATATATTTGAATAAAAATCACAAATACCCTTCTATTTAATATTAAACTATTTTTAAAACTAGACTTTTATAATATTTCCGCCTAACTTATTAGCAGTATTAGGATCACAGGTACTAAAAATAACCTGGTGTTTATTTTTAAGATCTTTAATTAAATCAATAGCTCTTTCAGTTCTTTCTGGATCAAGATTAACTAAACAGTCATCTAATACAATAAATGAAGAGACTTTATTAAATAAAGTTTCAAACATAGCCACTCTTAAAGAAAGGGCAACTCCATCATAAGTTCCATAAGATAAATAATTCATATCTGCAGGTAAATACTTATTACTATCATTTTTAATTTTTAATTTAAATTCTTTATTTATTTTTCCAATTTTATAATTTTGGGCAGTCAATTTTTTAAGTTTATCACTAAATGATTCAGTTAATGGTTTTAAGGTATTTTGATCCATTTTAGACAATTTTTCTTTTATTTTATTTTTTATCTTGACTATTTTTCTGGCTTTAAGAACAAGTTCTTCAAATTCTTTTTTTCTCTCTTTATACATTATTTCAAGTTCTTCATATGAATTATCCCCTAAATCATTTTCAATTTTTATCATTTCCTGTTTTTTCTTACTATGTTTGTCCTCAAGTGATTTTTTTTCTTCTCTTAATTTCGAAAGATATTTTTTAAAATCAGCCGGAGAAGAAAATTTATCAGGTAAAAAAGCAAGCTCTCCTAATTTTTCTTCTTTTTTATTTATTTTAGATCTTATTTCCAGTATTTTATCCATTAATTTATCCTGATTATTATATTCATTTTCCCATTCATTAATTTTATCTTCTTTATTTTTTATATTTATTTTTAATTCATTAATTTTTTCATCTTTTAATTCATTTATTTTTTCTTCAATTATTTCTAAGTCATCTGAATTACTTGAAAATTCATATTCCCTCAGTTTTTTCAATAACTGATTATAATCCTGATCTCCAAGAATTTCTTCAATACTTTCCTCAGTATTTTTTATTTTATTTTTTAATTCATATAGTTTTTCCAGCTTATTTCTAGCATCTTCTATATTTTTTACATCCATCTTGTTTATAAGTTTATCATATTCCATTTTATAATTTTTATATTTTTCCTGAATTTTAGTAAAATCTATTTCTGCTGATTCAATTTCTAAATCTAGATTATCTGTTTTTATTCTAAAATAACCATTAGATTCAAATTCTCTCTTATTTTTAATATTTTCACTTTCATTAATTCCTCTTGTTATTTTTGTTCCTGAAGAATTAATAAAATTTATTCTAACTTTCAATTTAGCCGCTTCCAAACTAGCTCTGCTTTTTGAAATTCCATCTTTTAACTCTGCTAATTCACTTACTTTCTTTTTTGTTATATCTCCCAAATTTTCTTTTTCTAATTTCAAATCATTTATTATTTCTCTTTTTTTGTCAACTTTTTTTAACTTTTTTTCCAATACTCTATAATCCTGATCTTTTTTTGCTTTTTCTTTTTTTGCTTTTAAAGTTTCTAATCTATTTTTTTCTTTTTTTAATTTTTCTTTTTTATCAGCAAGTCTGGCTTTAACAACCGGCCATTTTTGATTAATTTTTTTTATTCCTTTTACTCTTTCTTTAAGTGATTTTAGCTCTGGTTCTAATTGTCCTCTTTCAAATATATCATCTTCTATTTCTTCATATTTATTTATTTCCTTAGTTAATGTTTCATTTTTGCTTTTTATTTTTCTCAATTTATTGCTTATATCTTCGAAATCTTCCTCGACTTTCTTAGTTCTTTTTAATTTTTTTCTTAATTTTTCTTTTTCAATATATGCTTCATATATCTGTCCATAACCCTTTAGATAAGGATTATTAATATCTCGGTCAGGATTACTTGGGCGATTATTATCAATATCCCATTTTTTCAAAAGATTATCAAGTTCATTATCAACTTTCTTATTCAACTCCTCTATGGAAATACCATCTAATTCCATGACAGCTCTACGCAAAAAATTATTAACTGTATTTATTACTTCTTCATTCTCAATTATCTTTTTAATCGCTGATTTTATATTTCTTTGTTTGGTAAAAACTATATTATTATAACTTCCTTTATCATATAATAATAAATCTTTTTTTAATTTATTAATTTTTTCCTCATTTTTAATTCTTGAACCATCAGGTAGTTTTAAATACTGTCTTGGA
It includes:
- a CDS encoding pyridoxal-phosphate dependent enzyme; this translates as MCLKFKCNNCGKLFDISTKRYKCECSGLFNLEGKISDTKINLDLGEGDTPLLKKELDGKNIWLKMDYLQPTGSFKDRGAVFLIDQIKKFGIKKIIEDSSGNAGAAIAAYSAAANIDCSIYLPAKTSKAKIKQIKAYGAEIIKIKGDRDKTSQAILKDAKNIYYASHVYNPLFFAGVASLALEIKKDIGIPDKIIVPVGNGTMLLGLYYGFKELGEFPELIAVQSKNCSPVYENFYSETNQLFDSQKCDKTIAEGIAIGKPKRLKQIVNVIKETNGDVITVSESEIKLTLNKLWKKGLYIEKTSAVAPAGFLKLNYNNKINEKEKVVIPLTGSGLKNNK
- the rfbB gene encoding dTDP-glucose 4,6-dehydratase, whose protein sequence is MKILITGGAGFIGSNFIHYLLENYDDQIINIDKLTYAGNLDNLRNISSAKNHKFYQGDIISKDFIEEVFDKSVDYVVNFAAETHVDRSIDNSNKFIKTNVEGTQVLLDRALECDIKNFVQISTDEVYGSIKKGKFNENNMLNPNNPYAASKAGADFLVKSYNNTYNLPVNITRSSNNYGPYQYPEKLIPLFITNIMQDKKLPLYGDGKNIRDWIYVKDNCRAIDLIMRKGKNGEIYNIGANNEKTNLEITKAILKIMNKDESMIRYVKDRPGHDYR
- a CDS encoding AAA family ATPase, translating into MRLKRFQTDIFAGIADKNIEFSDGLNIILGKNEAGKSTIINAIYATLFKNAKIRLNYSEDKEFFNRYFPYPDGDYIHGYLEFIVNSKNYVIEKEWSRNDPRQYLKLPDGSRIKNEEKINKLKKDLLLYDKGSYNNIVFTKQRNIKSAIKKIIENEEVINTVNNFLRRAVMELDGISIEELNKKVDNELDNLLKKWDIDNNRPSNPDRDINNPYLKGYGQIYEAYIEKEKLRKKLKRTKKVEEDFEDISNKLRKIKSKNETLTKEINKYEEIEDDIFERGQLEPELKSLKERVKGIKKINQKWPVVKARLADKKEKLKKEKNRLETLKAKKEKAKKDQDYRVLEKKLKKVDKKREIINDLKLEKENLGDITKKKVSELAELKDGISKSRASLEAAKLKVRINFINSSGTKITRGINESENIKNKREFESNGYFRIKTDNLDLEIESAEIDFTKIQEKYKNYKMEYDKLINKMDVKNIEDARNKLEKLYELKNKIKNTEESIEEILGDQDYNQLLKKLREYEFSSNSDDLEIIEEKINELKDEKINELKINIKNKEDKINEWENEYNNQDKLMDKILEIRSKINKKEEKLGELAFLPDKFSSPADFKKYLSKLREEKKSLEDKHSKKKQEMIKIENDLGDNSYEELEIMYKERKKEFEELVLKARKIVKIKNKIKEKLSKMDQNTLKPLTESFSDKLKKLTAQNYKIGKINKEFKLKIKNDSNKYLPADMNYLSYGTYDGVALSLRVAMFETLFNKVSSFIVLDDCLVNLDPERTERAIDLIKDLKNKHQVIFSTCDPNTANKLGGNIIKV
- a CDS encoding diguanylate cyclase; this translates as MGVGDGGLSILFATITGSSVFLLVFLYVYIREKTNYLKYWTIFWVINLISFLFIRIFNLYVIYIYINILGTLFLLKGSYQFFNLNFNEKWNYIYGIFYTILTFFIIMNNNIYLFLFYFSSFIYIFNAYIFFKNGKRKICKITSFLSLIFGIIMFLYPALNNLSKFYVIGNYLLGSIGMLFGLGLLGIYHEELQKRLELREKHYKKIFESSPAGMMLIDENGIVIRVNQAHCDFTGYKKQEIEGKSIFETVVPKKYIENAKNNIKKIMKGKSIEYIGESISKTGDKVYIFFKETKVQLPDGRDCILSMQIDYTDYNKQQKKIKYISFHDELTDLYNRSYMEEEMKRLDSKRKLPISIIMIDVNGLKIINDSYGHQKGDEMLKKTAKILRSSIRKEDIVARWAGDEFVILLPETNEKFARKIKERIKKKCNKTDLDKIPISVGVGIAVKENETEDIYDVLNRADKKMYKNKLTESKSAKNKLVKNLLSTLGAKSDETEEHALRLTKMAQRLGEKVGLSDEQLNNLSLLATLHDIGKVTISEKILNKKTDLNKEEWKIIKEHPKMGYRIASATEEFAPVAKYILHHHERWDGTGYPAGLEKKKIPLLSRIITIVDAYDVMTNGRIYKKAMKKENVIKEFKECAGTQFDPDLVELFIEIIKENEMS